One region of uncultured Sulfurimonas sp. genomic DNA includes:
- a CDS encoding biopolymer transporter ExbD codes for MYDFDDKPELNITPLVDVMLVLLAILMVIAPNIIYEENIKLPQGSMSQQLSKIPPVHISIDKKQNVKINKDNYQLHEFMDNFFLYSKKLDLKATVLISADKTLDYGVVMSVLAAVKQAGFSEVSLATNG; via the coding sequence ATGTATGATTTTGATGATAAACCAGAATTAAATATTACTCCACTTGTGGATGTAATGTTGGTCTTATTAGCTATTTTGATGGTAATAGCTCCAAATATTATATATGAAGAAAACATTAAACTCCCTCAAGGTTCTATGAGCCAACAACTATCTAAAATTCCACCAGTACATATATCCATAGATAAAAAACAAAACGTTAAAATAAACAAAGACAATTATCAATTACATGAATTTATGGATAATTTTTTTCTTTATTCTAAAAAACTAGATTTAAAAGCTACTGTGCTAATAAGTGCAGATAAAACTTTGGACTACGGTGTTGTTATGTCAGTTTTGGCTGCTGTAAAACAAGCAGGCTTCTCTGAGGTTTCATTAGCTACAAATGGGTAA
- a CDS encoding MotA/TolQ/ExbB proton channel family protein, with protein MSVYFIVLNWVFFYRYFTINSWLERENSSLESLLLGATTVSNISFLNNFIKTSSNVSKEILDLGMLAATKEATKGLSLLSIFASTTPFIGLFGTVVSILDTFTHIGQSSGSMSIISSGVSDALIATAAGIFVAIFAYTYHQILKRKTFELIGFLQMQSDAILARKV; from the coding sequence TTGTCAGTATATTTTATTGTACTAAACTGGGTGTTTTTTTATCGTTATTTTACTATTAATAGTTGGCTAGAGAGAGAAAATAGTTCTTTAGAATCTCTTCTTTTGGGAGCTACAACTGTTAGTAATATCTCTTTTTTAAATAACTTTATAAAGACTAGTTCAAATGTAAGCAAAGAAATTTTAGATTTAGGAATGTTAGCTGCAACAAAAGAAGCAACTAAAGGACTTTCTTTATTATCTATATTTGCATCCACAACACCATTTATAGGTCTTTTTGGAACGGTTGTTTCTATATTAGACACATTTACACATATTGGTCAAAGCAGTGGAAGTATGTCTATTATTTCAAGTGGTGTCTCAGATGCTCTTATCGCAACTGCTGCTGGTATCTTTGTAGCTATATTTGCTTATACATATCATCAAATATTAAAAAGAAAGACATTTGAACTCATTGGTTTTCTTCAGATGCAAAGTGATGCTATTTTAGCTAGAAAAGTTTAG
- the atpC gene encoding ATP synthase F1 subunit epsilon: protein MDTLKLEILTPNGEIFNDDVVSVTLPGEEGEFGVLPHHASLSTLLEAGVIDIEKQNKAIESILINWGVVQVDEAKVIVLVEGAVAIRGDSESDIANALEDAKQLINDIADSNPAIASATARIESAAQRLL, encoded by the coding sequence ATGGATACGCTAAAACTTGAAATCCTAACTCCTAATGGTGAAATCTTTAACGATGACGTCGTTAGTGTAACTCTTCCTGGTGAAGAGGGAGAATTCGGTGTATTACCACATCATGCTTCATTATCAACTTTGTTGGAAGCAGGTGTGATTGATATCGAAAAACAAAATAAAGCAATCGAGTCAATATTGATAAACTGGGGTGTAGTTCAAGTCGATGAAGCCAAAGTAATTGTTTTAGTTGAAGGTGCTGTTGCTATTCGTGGTGATAGTGAAAGTGACATAGCAAATGCACTAGAAGACGCTAAACAACTTATTAACGATATTGCAGATTCTAATCCAGCAATTGCATCTGCAACAGCAAGAATTGAATCAGCAGCTCAAAGATTGTTATAA
- the atpD gene encoding F0F1 ATP synthase subunit beta — protein MIGKISQVMGPIVDVDFNGYLPIINEAIEVQIDLEGTKTRLVLEVAAHLGDGRVRTIAMDMSEGLVRGMDATATGAPIKVPVGEKVLGRIFNVIGETIDGGEQVTDSPTWSIHREPPALVDQSTTTEMFETGIKVVDLLAPYSKGGKVGLFGGAGVGKTVIIMELIHNVAMGHDGLSVFAGVGERTREGNDLYHEMKDSNVLDKVALCYGQMSEPPGARNRIALTGLTMAEYFRDEKNLDVLMFVDNIFRFAQSGSEMSALLGRIPSAVGYQPTLAREMGALQDRITSTKNGSITSVQAVYVPADDLTDPAPASVFAHLDATTVLNRKIAEKGIYPAVDPLDSTSRLLDPQIIGEEHYGVARGVQQTLQKYKDLQDIIAILGMDELSEDDKNVVERARKIEKFLSQPFFVAEVFTGSPGKYVSLEDTIKGFKGILNGDYDDMPENAFYMVGGIDEAIEKAAKQK, from the coding sequence ATGATTGGTAAAATAAGCCAGGTTATGGGCCCAATTGTTGATGTTGATTTTAATGGTTATCTTCCAATAATTAATGAAGCAATTGAAGTTCAAATTGATTTAGAAGGTACTAAAACTCGTTTAGTACTTGAAGTTGCAGCTCACTTAGGTGACGGTCGTGTAAGAACAATTGCTATGGATATGAGTGAAGGTTTAGTTCGTGGTATGGATGCTACTGCTACAGGTGCTCCTATTAAAGTTCCAGTTGGTGAAAAGGTACTAGGTCGTATCTTTAATGTTATTGGTGAGACTATTGATGGTGGTGAACAAGTTACTGATTCACCTACTTGGTCTATTCACCGTGAGCCTCCAGCTTTAGTTGATCAATCAACTACAACTGAAATGTTTGAAACTGGTATCAAAGTTGTTGACTTACTTGCTCCTTATTCTAAAGGTGGTAAAGTAGGACTTTTTGGTGGTGCTGGTGTTGGTAAAACAGTTATTATTATGGAGCTTATTCACAACGTTGCAATGGGTCATGATGGTCTATCTGTATTTGCTGGTGTTGGTGAGAGAACTCGTGAAGGTAATGACCTTTATCATGAGATGAAAGATTCTAATGTACTTGACAAAGTTGCACTTTGTTATGGTCAAATGAGTGAGCCTCCAGGAGCACGTAACCGTATCGCTCTTACTGGTCTTACTATGGCTGAGTATTTTAGAGATGAGAAGAACCTTGACGTACTAATGTTCGTTGATAATATCTTCCGTTTTGCTCAATCAGGTTCTGAGATGTCAGCACTTCTTGGTCGTATTCCTTCTGCAGTTGGTTACCAACCAACACTAGCTCGTGAAATGGGTGCATTGCAAGATAGAATTACATCAACAAAAAATGGTTCAATTACTTCTGTTCAAGCTGTATATGTTCCTGCGGATGACTTAACTGACCCTGCGCCAGCTTCTGTATTTGCTCACTTAGATGCAACAACAGTTCTTAACCGTAAAATTGCGGAAAAAGGTATTTATCCTGCAGTTGATCCTCTAGATTCAACTTCAAGACTACTTGATCCACAAATTATTGGTGAAGAACACTATGGTGTTGCTCGTGGTGTTCAACAAACTCTTCAAAAGTATAAAGATCTTCAAGATATTATTGCGATTCTTGGTATGGATGAACTTTCTGAAGATGATAAAAATGTTGTTGAAAGAGCTCGTAAAATTGAGAAATTCTTATCTCAACCATTCTTCGTTGCAGAGGTATTTACAGGTTCTCCTGGTAAATATGTTTCTCTTGAAGATACTATTAAAGGTTTCAAAGGAATCTTAAATGGCGACTATGATGATATGCCAGAAAATGCATTTTATATGGTTGGTGGTATAGATGAGGCAATTGAAAAAGCTGCAAAGCAAAAATAA
- the atpG gene encoding ATP synthase F1 subunit gamma has protein sequence MANLKDIQRQIKSVSNTQKTTRAMKLVSTAKLRRAEELAKRSRLYAAKMNQVIAEIAGRIKCNKVGGIDNRCFIEIENPKMVDIIFVTADKGLCGGFNIQTIKAVKKLLSEYKEKNVKVRLRGIGKKGIEFFKYNEVELFDEVTNLSSKPDKERADEFIMTSIEDYKDGKIDGLHIVYNGYKNMITQELHVSNVLPIDTTQFECEEVQDSILDIEAQDEEHMLDSLVSRYAQYAMYYALIDSVAAEHSARMQAMDTATNNAKDMVKSLNVQFNKARQAAITTELIEIISGVESMK, from the coding sequence ATGGCAAACTTGAAAGATATTCAAAGACAGATTAAGAGTGTTTCAAATACTCAAAAGACAACTCGTGCAATGAAGCTTGTGTCAACAGCTAAGCTTCGTCGTGCAGAAGAGCTTGCAAAACGCTCACGTCTTTATGCTGCAAAAATGAATCAGGTTATTGCCGAAATTGCTGGACGTATTAAATGTAATAAAGTTGGCGGAATTGACAATCGTTGTTTTATCGAGATTGAAAATCCAAAAATGGTTGACATTATATTTGTAACTGCTGATAAAGGTCTTTGTGGTGGTTTTAATATTCAAACTATTAAAGCTGTTAAAAAACTTCTTTCAGAGTACAAAGAAAAAAATGTAAAAGTGCGTCTACGCGGAATCGGTAAAAAGGGTATTGAATTTTTTAAATATAATGAAGTTGAACTATTTGATGAAGTTACTAATTTAAGTTCAAAACCTGATAAAGAAAGAGCTGATGAATTCATCATGACTTCTATTGAAGACTATAAAGATGGAAAGATTGATGGTCTTCATATTGTCTATAACGGATACAAAAATATGATAACTCAAGAGTTACATGTTAGCAATGTATTGCCTATAGACACAACTCAATTTGAGTGTGAAGAAGTTCAAGATTCAATCTTAGATATTGAAGCTCAAGATGAAGAACATATGCTAGATTCTTTGGTAAGTAGATATGCTCAATATGCAATGTATTATGCACTAATTGATTCAGTTGCTGCTGAACATAGTGCTAGAATGCAGGCTATGGATACAGCTACTAACAATGCTAAAGATATGGTTAAGTCACTAAATGTTCAGTTTAACAAAGCTAGACAAGCAGCTATTACTACAGAACTTATAGAAATTATAAGTGGTGTGGAGTCTATGAAATAA